The following coding sequences lie in one Deltaproteobacteria bacterium genomic window:
- a CDS encoding DUF1501 domain-containing protein, whose protein sequence is MDRRDFLKLASCTGLTLVAPSAFGGRGLADKPRTSFEPYLGNLFVSVNAGGGWDPTSLCDPKGAKSESDPNPMNGSYLTDEIEQIGNIRYAPLPYASLFNDTAMNLGLTYSMKTFFEKYYQRLLVVNGIDVETNGHDTGSRNTWSGRLGEGFPAISAFIAGAFGRELPMSFMSFGGYAETAGVSPRVRAAGNAINVLGRLAYPSRIDPNNEQSGFHNDAVQTLIDEAQAGRDQALAANQGLPKIRNAINALFIARSGSNELKRLQEYLPEQLEQGLRGQAQLAIAAYRAGICVSANLDVGGFDTHGDHDASHIPRLLEMLDGVDFLMEEAERQGVGDKVVVAMGSDFGRTPYYNGGMGKDHWNVTSMMFMGPNIQGNRVVGSSNEEHSAIGVTTSLTPDNAEAARRIHPSDIHHGLRAIYGLADSELAAMFPLELKGDPLPIFG, encoded by the coding sequence ATGGATCGCCGCGATTTCCTCAAGCTTGCCTCGTGCACGGGTCTCACCCTCGTCGCCCCCTCCGCCTTCGGCGGCCGCGGGTTGGCGGACAAACCCCGCACCTCGTTCGAACCCTACCTGGGCAACCTGTTCGTCAGCGTGAACGCTGGCGGCGGTTGGGACCCGACCAGCCTCTGCGACCCCAAGGGCGCCAAGAGCGAGTCGGATCCGAACCCGATGAACGGCTCGTACCTCACCGATGAGATCGAGCAGATCGGCAACATCCGCTACGCGCCGTTGCCGTACGCATCGCTGTTCAACGACACGGCGATGAACTTGGGCCTGACGTACTCGATGAAGACCTTCTTCGAGAAGTACTACCAGCGCCTGCTCGTGGTGAACGGCATCGACGTCGAGACCAACGGTCACGACACCGGCAGCCGCAACACCTGGTCCGGTCGACTGGGTGAGGGCTTCCCGGCCATCTCGGCCTTCATTGCCGGCGCGTTCGGCAGGGAGCTGCCGATGTCGTTCATGAGCTTCGGCGGCTACGCCGAGACCGCCGGTGTGTCGCCCCGCGTTCGCGCGGCCGGCAACGCCATCAACGTGCTCGGACGTCTGGCCTACCCGTCGCGCATCGACCCGAACAACGAGCAGTCGGGCTTCCACAACGACGCCGTCCAGACGCTCATCGACGAGGCCCAGGCCGGTCGCGACCAGGCCCTCGCCGCCAACCAGGGGCTGCCGAAGATCCGCAACGCCATCAACGCGTTGTTCATCGCGCGCAGCGGCAGCAACGAGCTCAAGCGCCTGCAGGAGTACCTGCCGGAGCAGCTCGAGCAGGGTCTGCGCGGTCAGGCGCAGCTGGCGATCGCGGCCTACCGCGCCGGCATCTGCGTGTCGGCCAACCTCGACGTCGGCGGGTTCGACACCCACGGCGACCACGATGCCAGCCACATTCCGCGGCTGCTCGAGATGCTCGATGGCGTCGACTTCCTCATGGAGGAGGCCGAGCGGCAGGGGGTCGGCGACAAGGTCGTGGTCGCGATGGGCTCGGACTTCGGTCGCACGCCGTACTACAACGGCGGCATGGGCAAGGACCACTGGAACGTGACCTCCATGATGTTCATGGGGCCGAACATCCAGGGCAACCGGGTCGTTGGCTCGAGCAACGAGGAGCACAGCGCGATCGGTGTCACGACGTCGCTGACGCCGGACAACGCCGAGGCCGCGCGCCGCATCCATCCGTCGGACATCCACCACGGCTTGCGCGCCATCTACGGGCTCGCGGACAGCGAGCTCGCCGCGATGTTCCCGCTCGAGCTGAAGGGCGATCCGCTGCCGATCTTCGGCTGA
- a CDS encoding NAD-dependent epimerase/dehydratase family protein: MRIFVTGAGGQIGSDLILALRERGHEVHGSDVAERPARLPEAVPWHRLDVTDADGVARLLGELQPQRVYHLAAILSARGEQIPQTTYAVNQTGTYNLLEACRIHGIPQLVFTSTIAVFGPGLPELVGDDVPLRPTTMYGVTKVAGELLGEYYQRRFGLDFRGVRFPGLIGASLPGGGTSDYALFMYTDGVRVGSYEAFCRADTRIPLMYMPDGIRALIELADAPKQGLRRSIYNIAAFSPPASEIAASVATQIPGVKITFASDPKRQAILDSWPRALDDSNAHADWGWKAAFDLDAMTRDLVPRVRELLAAAPDALTLAPH, from the coding sequence ATGCGCATCTTCGTCACCGGGGCGGGCGGGCAGATCGGATCGGACCTCATCCTCGCGCTGCGCGAGCGCGGGCACGAGGTGCACGGCAGCGACGTCGCCGAGCGACCGGCACGCCTGCCCGAGGCGGTGCCGTGGCACCGTCTCGACGTCACCGACGCCGACGGCGTGGCGCGCTTGCTCGGCGAGCTGCAGCCGCAGCGCGTCTACCATCTCGCGGCGATCCTCAGCGCGCGCGGGGAGCAGATTCCCCAGACGACCTACGCCGTCAACCAGACCGGGACCTACAACCTGCTCGAGGCCTGCCGCATCCACGGCATCCCGCAGCTCGTCTTCACCAGCACCATCGCGGTGTTCGGCCCCGGCCTGCCCGAGCTCGTGGGCGACGACGTGCCCCTGCGCCCGACGACGATGTACGGCGTCACGAAGGTCGCCGGTGAGCTCCTCGGCGAGTACTACCAACGACGCTTCGGGCTCGACTTCCGCGGCGTGCGATTCCCCGGGCTCATCGGCGCGAGCCTGCCCGGCGGCGGTACCAGCGACTACGCGTTGTTCATGTACACCGACGGCGTGCGCGTGGGTTCCTACGAGGCCTTCTGTCGCGCCGACACCCGCATCCCCCTGATGTACATGCCCGACGGCATCCGTGCGCTCATCGAGCTCGCCGACGCACCCAAGCAGGGTCTTCGCCGCAGCATCTACAACATCGCCGCGTTCAGCCCGCCGGCGAGCGAGATCGCGGCGAGCGTGGCCACGCAGATCCCCGGGGTGAAGATCACGTTCGCGTCGGATCCGAAGCGGCAGGCCATCCTCGACTCGTGGCCGCGCGCGCTCGACGACAGCAACGCGCACGCCGACTGGGGGTGGAAGGCCGCATTCGACCTCGATGCGATGACGCGTGACCTGGTTCCGCGCGTGCGCGAGCTACTGGCGGCCGCACCCGATGCGCTGACCCTCGCCCCGCACTGA
- the fdhD gene encoding formate dehydrogenase accessory sulfurtransferase FdhD — MSVRRDEWRAGVGRESDDLLAREEPLELRIAGASIAVVMRTPGDDLDLARGFMLTERIVEAPAQIVAVRHCDRIEDPDAEDNVVNVVLAPEVTLDLARLRRHTFASSSCGVCGKATIAAATGCAPPLDDAMRITMTEICALPERLRAGQPTFDATGGLHGAALCRPDGTVLAIREDVGRHNAIDKLVGWAAQALPWPWSNLVLVVSGRTSFEVVQKALAARIAVIVAVSAPTSLAVELARASGVTLVGFVRGDRACVYAGAQRIAAP, encoded by the coding sequence GTGTCGGTCCGGCGCGACGAGTGGCGGGCCGGGGTCGGACGCGAGAGCGACGACCTGCTCGCGCGGGAGGAGCCGCTCGAGCTCCGCATCGCCGGCGCATCGATCGCCGTGGTCATGCGGACCCCCGGGGACGACCTCGACCTCGCGCGCGGCTTCATGCTGACCGAGCGCATCGTCGAGGCCCCGGCACAGATCGTCGCGGTGCGGCACTGCGACCGCATCGAGGATCCCGACGCGGAGGACAACGTCGTCAACGTCGTGCTCGCACCGGAGGTCACACTCGATCTCGCCCGCCTGCGTCGCCACACCTTCGCGTCGAGCAGCTGTGGCGTGTGCGGCAAGGCCACGATCGCCGCGGCCACCGGCTGCGCGCCGCCGCTCGACGACGCCATGCGCATCACCATGACCGAGATCTGTGCGCTGCCCGAGCGACTGCGCGCCGGCCAGCCGACGTTCGACGCGACCGGGGGTCTGCACGGCGCCGCGCTGTGTCGGCCCGACGGCACCGTGCTCGCGATCCGCGAGGATGTCGGGCGCCACAACGCGATCGACAAGCTGGTCGGCTGGGCCGCGCAGGCGCTGCCGTGGCCATGGTCGAACCTGGTCCTGGTGGTCTCCGGGCGCACGTCCTTCGAGGTGGTGCAGAAGGCCCTCGCCGCCCGCATCGCGGTGATCGTCGCGGTCTCGGCCCCGACCTCGCTCGCGGTCGAGCTCGCGCGCGCCAGCGGCGTCACGCTCGTCGGCTTCGTGCGTGGGGATCGGGCCTGCGTCTACGCCGGCGCCCAGCGCATCGCCGCGCCGTGA
- a CDS encoding NTP transferase domain-containing protein — MVSRRAAVILAGGASSRMGRDKAWLRTVDDDDAPGAGAEPLLHRVCRIAQTACPRVIAVGRRGVSLPVLPVGTVRVDDDDGGPSGPLAGTVAGLRAALERGAEVAYLGACDAAWLSTIHVEAMLQALERGDARAVVPTGGQRDDGTAIVHATSGAVRVAAALATAVALLAAGERALRGLYAALAATHVDAANLPDPGALRCCNTPEQLVLARAHWVAHP, encoded by the coding sequence GTGGTTTCGAGACGCGCAGCCGTCATCCTCGCGGGTGGTGCATCGAGCCGCATGGGCCGCGACAAGGCGTGGCTCCGGACGGTGGATGACGACGACGCGCCGGGCGCAGGCGCCGAGCCGCTGCTGCACCGGGTGTGTCGCATCGCCCAGACCGCATGTCCGCGCGTCATCGCGGTCGGACGACGCGGCGTGTCGCTGCCGGTGTTGCCGGTCGGCACGGTCCGCGTGGACGACGACGACGGCGGCCCGAGCGGTCCGCTGGCGGGGACCGTGGCGGGGCTGCGCGCGGCGCTCGAGCGCGGCGCGGAGGTGGCCTACCTCGGCGCCTGCGATGCCGCGTGGCTGAGCACGATCCACGTCGAGGCGATGCTGCAGGCGCTCGAGCGCGGGGATGCGCGGGCGGTGGTACCCACCGGCGGGCAACGCGACGACGGCACCGCGATCGTCCACGCGACCAGCGGTGCGGTGCGCGTTGCCGCTGCGCTCGCGACGGCGGTGGCGCTGCTCGCCGCGGGTGAGCGCGCGCTGCGTGGACTCTACGCGGCGCTGGCGGCCACGCACGTCGACGCCGCCAACCTGCCCGACCCGGGCGCGCTGCGCTGCTGCAACACGCCCGAGCAGCTGGTGCTCGCGCGGGCCCACTGGGTGGCACACCCGTGA
- a CDS encoding serine/threonine protein phosphatase gives MIQLSDDPEVAEQQIEAVLFYLTTCGYIDDDFDLTEKSFVRQLLRRLVTARVDAQGQLDPELRFEQIERQHEHYLELFQQVDYEVRSLMSEVVADGEDSKGFVLTKLKLRCFELFRTLSPVNREALMGMVDEFIHADGVVHPLEVEFRNDLASLLGQPELPDTAVDVVDKVAIERPVELPTATADHPFFQGFEHHYSHDPEVIRAQIAVDVGVLDQAEAKWEALRAAGQGRLTGKQRVQELTGDEFLDGHTHVVPRPDHDYELIVLGDLHGCYSCLKAAVMQSRFMEKVKAYRADPKNNPDVRLVLLGDYIDRGRFSLNGVLRAVLKLYLTVPEHVFVLRGNHEYYIEYQGRVYGGVKPSDTISSLQPLVPDEVFHRYLRFFEQIPNTLLFDNLMFVHGGIPRDAALRDRWRDLSAFNDPDLRFQMLWSDPSRADRVPDELQAASARFAFGRLQFRDFMAKIGCALLVRGHEKVNAGFRDHYPNDSTRLLTVFSAGGVANDDLPEDSNYRDVRPMAVSITRTAGETRVTPWPIDYRAYQGPDRNAFFRV, from the coding sequence ATGATCCAACTGAGCGATGACCCCGAGGTCGCAGAGCAGCAGATCGAAGCGGTGCTGTTCTACCTCACGACGTGCGGCTACATCGACGACGACTTCGATCTGACCGAGAAGTCGTTCGTTCGGCAGCTGCTCCGACGGCTGGTGACCGCGCGCGTCGACGCCCAGGGCCAGCTCGATCCCGAGCTGCGCTTCGAACAGATCGAGCGGCAGCACGAGCACTACCTCGAGCTGTTCCAGCAGGTCGACTACGAGGTGCGGTCACTGATGTCCGAGGTCGTGGCCGACGGCGAGGACAGCAAGGGCTTCGTGCTCACGAAGCTCAAGCTGCGCTGCTTCGAGCTGTTCCGGACGCTCTCGCCGGTCAACCGCGAAGCGCTCATGGGCATGGTCGACGAGTTCATCCACGCGGACGGCGTCGTGCACCCGCTGGAGGTCGAGTTCCGCAACGATCTCGCGTCGCTGCTGGGTCAGCCGGAGCTGCCGGACACCGCGGTCGACGTGGTCGACAAGGTCGCGATCGAGCGGCCGGTCGAGCTGCCGACCGCGACCGCCGATCACCCGTTCTTCCAGGGCTTCGAGCATCACTACTCGCACGACCCCGAGGTCATCCGCGCGCAGATCGCCGTCGACGTCGGCGTGCTCGACCAGGCGGAGGCCAAGTGGGAGGCGCTGCGAGCCGCGGGCCAGGGCCGGCTCACCGGCAAGCAGCGGGTCCAGGAGCTGACCGGCGACGAGTTCCTCGACGGCCACACCCACGTGGTGCCGCGCCCCGACCATGACTACGAGCTGATCGTGCTGGGCGACCTCCACGGCTGCTACAGCTGCCTCAAGGCGGCGGTGATGCAATCGCGCTTCATGGAGAAGGTGAAGGCTTACCGAGCCGACCCCAAGAACAACCCCGACGTGCGGCTGGTGCTGCTGGGCGACTACATCGACCGCGGTCGCTTCTCGCTCAACGGCGTGCTGCGAGCGGTGCTCAAGCTCTACCTGACGGTACCCGAGCACGTGTTCGTGTTGCGCGGCAACCACGAATATTACATCGAGTACCAAGGCCGTGTGTACGGTGGGGTCAAGCCCTCCGACACCATCAGCTCGCTGCAGCCGCTGGTGCCCGACGAGGTGTTCCACCGCTACCTGCGGTTCTTCGAGCAGATCCCCAACACGCTGCTGTTCGACAACCTCATGTTCGTGCACGGCGGGATCCCGCGCGACGCGGCGCTGCGGGATCGCTGGCGCGACCTCTCGGCCTTCAACGACCCCGATCTGCGCTTCCAGATGCTGTGGAGCGATCCGAGCCGAGCCGATCGCGTGCCCGACGAGCTGCAGGCCGCCAGCGCGCGCTTCGCGTTCGGGCGGCTGCAGTTCCGCGACTTCATGGCGAAGATCGGCTGCGCGCTGCTCGTACGCGGACACGAGAAGGTCAACGCGGGCTTCCGCGATCACTACCCCAACGACAGCACCCGCCTGTTGACGGTGTTCTCGGCCGGCGGCGTCGCCAACGACGACCTGCCCGAGGACAGCAACTACCGCGACGTGCGACCGATGGCGGTCTCGATCACGCGCACGGCGGGCGAGACCAGGGTCACGCCTTGGCCCATCGACTACCGCGCCTACCAGGGCCCCGACCGCAACGCATTCTTTCGCGTGTGA
- a CDS encoding DUF1592 domain-containing protein produces MRARSASKTLGLGVAAGLLSAFTLNACNEAGTTEDQCVSNEDYFKEKVWSNILGTTCIKCHSDTGAAKDSSFILRDAKWGPDYLENNLKVFESMAKLQYEGTPWILVKPSMDKGITHGGAMQLDKGSEQYKAFQGMIDRLENPVTCADDGEEEAEFFSGVELLDEVATLRKASLSIAGRLPTPEEEQRVRDGGFEALDGVLDDMMTEDAFYDRLKEIYNDHFLTDRYYPNTMALDLLEAQNMDDNEIYPYVRWYENEPDADTLGRFSNQAVAREALELVAYVVRNNKPFTEILTADYTMVNPYSAKVYGLQGVQFQDPSNYTEFAPAKIPGIPHAGVMTTTVFLNRFPTTETNRNRHRSRIFYKYFLATDVLKLGERPVQSSAILGVAPWLNNSACSVCHEQVDPVAGAFQNFGPMGEYQPPEMGWFGDMKAPGYGDVVMPPEEYPRALNWLAGQAAQDRRFAVSAIDVLYHGLSGDDPLEAPSDPSEEGYLEGIRAADMQAKTFDGIAQKFIDSNYNLKTVVKELVKTPYYRAYNAEGLDETRETELSKLGTGRLLIPEQLNRKIEAVTGQPWRVSAEDTDLLLDDDQYKIFYGGIDSDTVVERITTPNGIIANTAKRMGNEIACWSTAADFTRAPGDRRLFPYVDPSFEPEDGNGFEVPAAASSIRANMQYLHAKLLGEYLDQNDPEINRTYELFLKVWKEGQRGMATTIVDENGNEVPEYGPQLPGQCQATADFWSGAPLNERSITEDRNYTIRAWMAVVSYLLSDYRFLHE; encoded by the coding sequence ATGCGAGCGCGTTCAGCAAGCAAGACGCTCGGGCTAGGCGTAGCGGCGGGGCTACTGTCGGCCTTCACACTCAACGCCTGCAACGAAGCAGGAACCACCGAAGACCAGTGCGTCTCCAACGAAGACTACTTCAAGGAGAAAGTCTGGTCGAACATCCTGGGGACGACCTGCATCAAGTGTCACAGCGACACCGGTGCGGCGAAGGACTCCAGCTTCATCCTCCGCGACGCCAAGTGGGGCCCGGACTACCTCGAGAACAATCTCAAGGTGTTCGAGTCGATGGCGAAGCTGCAGTATGAAGGCACGCCGTGGATCTTGGTGAAGCCCTCGATGGACAAGGGCATCACCCACGGCGGCGCGATGCAGCTCGACAAGGGCAGCGAGCAGTACAAGGCGTTCCAGGGCATGATCGACCGCCTGGAGAACCCGGTCACCTGCGCCGACGACGGCGAGGAAGAGGCCGAGTTCTTCTCCGGCGTCGAGCTGCTCGACGAGGTCGCGACCCTGCGCAAGGCCTCGCTCTCCATCGCCGGTCGTCTGCCGACCCCCGAGGAGGAGCAGCGTGTCCGCGACGGTGGCTTCGAGGCGCTCGACGGCGTGCTCGACGACATGATGACCGAGGACGCGTTCTACGACCGGCTCAAGGAGATCTACAACGATCACTTCCTGACCGATCGCTACTACCCGAACACCATGGCGCTCGACCTGCTCGAAGCGCAGAACATGGACGACAACGAGATCTACCCGTACGTCCGCTGGTACGAGAACGAGCCCGACGCCGACACGCTGGGCCGCTTCAGCAACCAAGCCGTCGCCCGCGAGGCGCTCGAGCTGGTCGCGTACGTGGTGCGCAACAACAAGCCGTTCACGGAGATCCTCACCGCCGACTACACGATGGTGAACCCGTACTCGGCCAAGGTGTACGGCCTGCAGGGCGTGCAGTTCCAGGATCCGAGCAACTACACCGAGTTCGCGCCGGCCAAGATCCCGGGCATTCCGCACGCGGGTGTGATGACCACGACGGTCTTCCTGAACCGGTTCCCGACCACGGAGACGAACCGCAATCGTCACCGTTCGCGCATCTTCTACAAGTACTTCCTGGCGACCGACGTGCTCAAGCTCGGCGAGCGCCCGGTGCAGTCGTCGGCGATCCTCGGGGTCGCGCCCTGGCTCAACAACTCGGCGTGCAGCGTCTGCCACGAGCAGGTGGATCCGGTCGCGGGCGCATTCCAGAACTTCGGGCCCATGGGTGAGTACCAGCCGCCCGAGATGGGCTGGTTCGGCGACATGAAGGCGCCGGGCTACGGCGATGTCGTGATGCCGCCCGAGGAGTACCCGCGCGCGCTCAACTGGCTCGCAGGTCAGGCCGCGCAGGATCGCCGCTTCGCCGTGTCGGCCATCGACGTGCTGTACCACGGTCTGTCGGGCGACGACCCGCTCGAGGCGCCTTCGGATCCGTCCGAGGAGGGCTACCTCGAGGGCATCCGTGCCGCCGACATGCAGGCGAAGACCTTCGATGGCATCGCGCAGAAGTTCATCGACAGCAACTACAACCTGAAGACGGTCGTCAAGGAGCTGGTCAAGACCCCGTACTACCGCGCCTACAACGCGGAGGGGCTCGACGAGACCCGCGAGACCGAGCTCAGCAAGCTCGGCACCGGTCGCCTGCTCATCCCCGAGCAGCTCAACCGCAAGATCGAGGCGGTCACGGGCCAGCCGTGGCGCGTCAGTGCCGAGGACACCGACCTGCTGCTCGACGACGATCAGTACAAGATCTTCTACGGCGGCATCGACTCCGACACGGTGGTCGAGCGCATCACCACGCCCAACGGCATCATCGCCAACACGGCGAAGCGCATGGGCAACGAGATCGCGTGCTGGTCGACTGCGGCCGACTTCACGCGCGCCCCGGGTGACCGTCGCCTCTTCCCGTACGTCGATCCCAGCTTCGAGCCCGAGGACGGCAACGGCTTCGAGGTCCCCGCCGCGGCCTCGTCGATCCGCGCCAACATGCAGTACCTGCATGCCAAGCTGCTCGGCGAGTACCTCGACCAGAACGACCCCGAGATCAACCGCACCTACGAGCTGTTCTTGAAGGTGTGGAAGGAGGGTCAGCGGGGCATGGCCACGACCATCGTCGACGAGAACGGCAACGAGGTGCCGGAGTACGGTCCGCAGCTGCCCGGCCAGTGCCAGGCGACCGCCGACTTCTGGTCCGGAGCGCCGCTCAACGAGCGGTCGATCACGGAAGACCGCAACTACACAATCCGCGCGTGGATGGCTGTCGTCAGCTACCTGCTCTCGGACTACCGGTTCCTGCACGAGTAA
- the kbl gene encoding glycine C-acetyltransferase, with amino-acid sequence MFEQAKDHYAAILQEIRDAGLYKHERVIESPQGATIRVGGREVLNFCANNYLGLSSHPRVIEAARVALDERGYGLSSVRFICGTQDRHRQLEQAIASFLGTEDSILYSSCFDANGGVFETLLGAEDAIISDELNHASIIDGIRLCKAQRHRYRHDDLDQLEGMLRETQGARVRMIATDGVFSMDGDIARLREICDLAERYGAMVMVDDSHATGFVGKTGRGTHEHNDVMARVDVITSTLGKALGGASGGFTSGRRELVDLLRNRSRPYLFSNTLAPPIVAGSLAVLELLTASTELRDKLEQNTQRFRSGMATAGFAIRPGVHPIVPIMLGEARLAVDFAARLLERGIYVIGFSYPVVPKGQARIRVQLSAAHSPADVDRAIAAFAEVGRQLGVL; translated from the coding sequence ATGTTCGAACAGGCGAAGGACCACTACGCGGCCATCCTGCAGGAGATCCGGGACGCCGGGTTGTACAAGCACGAGCGCGTGATCGAGTCGCCCCAGGGCGCGACGATCCGCGTGGGTGGCCGCGAGGTCCTCAACTTCTGCGCCAACAACTACCTGGGCCTGTCGAGCCACCCGCGGGTGATCGAGGCCGCCCGCGTCGCGCTCGATGAGCGTGGCTACGGTCTGTCCAGCGTACGCTTCATCTGCGGCACGCAGGATCGGCACCGTCAGCTCGAGCAAGCGATCGCGAGCTTCCTCGGCACCGAGGACTCGATCCTCTACAGCTCGTGCTTCGACGCCAACGGTGGCGTGTTCGAGACCCTGCTCGGGGCCGAGGACGCCATCATCTCCGATGAGCTCAACCATGCGTCGATCATCGACGGCATCCGCCTGTGCAAGGCGCAGCGACACCGCTATCGCCACGACGATCTCGACCAGCTCGAGGGCATGCTGCGCGAGACCCAGGGCGCGCGCGTACGCATGATTGCGACCGATGGCGTCTTCAGCATGGACGGCGACATCGCGCGGCTGCGGGAAATCTGCGATCTGGCCGAGCGCTACGGTGCGATGGTGATGGTCGACGACAGCCACGCGACCGGCTTCGTCGGCAAGACCGGCCGCGGCACCCACGAGCACAACGACGTCATGGCCCGTGTCGACGTGATCACCTCGACGCTGGGTAAGGCCCTCGGCGGCGCGTCGGGCGGCTTCACCAGCGGCCGTCGCGAGCTCGTCGACCTCCTGCGCAACCGCTCGCGACCGTACCTGTTCAGCAATACGCTCGCGCCACCGATCGTCGCCGGTAGCCTCGCAGTGCTGGAGCTGCTCACCGCCTCGACCGAGCTGCGCGACAAGCTGGAGCAGAACACCCAGCGCTTCCGCAGCGGCATGGCGACCGCGGGCTTCGCGATCCGCCCCGGCGTGCACCCCATCGTGCCCATCATGCTCGGCGAGGCACGCCTGGCGGTCGACTTCGCCGCGCGCCTGCTCGAACGAGGCATCTACGTCATCGGCTTCAGCTACCCCGTCGTGCCCAAGGGCCAGGCTCGCATCCGGGTCCAGCTCTCGGCGGCCCACAGCCCCGCGGACGTCGATCGTGCCATCGCCGCCTTTGCCGAGGTCGGCCGCCAGCTCGGCGTCCTGTGA
- a CDS encoding STAS domain-containing protein yields MSTTGSGGGAHGGARGGDMLAALSVLALLIPQAMAYAMLAGLPPAAGLFCAAAAPLGYALRGSSPYLAVGPVAIICLLVASGLQPLAEPGSARYGELAIVLTMMVASIYLALALARAGFIANFLGHPAIIGFNAAGALVTAASQLKPLCGFPKDVARDATASNPWPALLHLGHASLLTLAFGLATIAVLVVMPRLQRRVPAGLLACVAAGLTAWALDLPSRGLPVVGSVPRSLPSFAWPSPGLAELRALLPTALSVAIVGYGSSVAIAKALAVKQRQRIDPNRELWGLALSNAAAALVGPLPASGSLARTVVNMQSGARTRVAGVLAGVGVMVAVFAIGPSFAVLPMAVLAGIVMHGALQLVDLREARAIWRTHRSDAATMVLTFVITLVVGLVEGLAAGLVVALVLFVVRTATPHTAELGRIPGSMVYRNSQRFAVETCPQVGILRLDAPLYFANARFLEDRVHGMLAERPDMVLIAIDCSGIADVDATAVQSLRNLTVSLRERGNDIHLIGPIGPVRDLLVRTGLCDLLGEGNLHRTIIEAAPTLMARISRDFCEMQCKVSAFPDCTLIPRAGAKSADSEAARFSPQI; encoded by the coding sequence GTGAGCACGACCGGCAGCGGCGGCGGAGCCCACGGGGGTGCACGCGGCGGTGACATGCTCGCCGCGCTCAGCGTGTTGGCGCTGCTGATCCCGCAGGCGATGGCCTACGCGATGCTGGCCGGACTGCCGCCGGCGGCGGGACTGTTCTGCGCCGCCGCGGCACCGCTCGGCTACGCGCTGCGGGGATCGAGCCCGTACCTGGCGGTGGGGCCCGTCGCGATCATCTGCTTGCTGGTCGCGAGCGGCCTGCAACCGCTCGCGGAGCCCGGCAGCGCCCGCTACGGCGAGCTCGCGATCGTGCTCACGATGATGGTGGCGTCGATCTACCTCGCGCTCGCGCTCGCGCGCGCGGGCTTCATCGCCAACTTCCTCGGGCACCCGGCCATCATCGGCTTCAACGCCGCCGGTGCATTGGTGACGGCCGCCAGCCAGCTCAAGCCGCTGTGCGGCTTCCCCAAGGACGTCGCCCGCGACGCGACCGCCAGCAATCCGTGGCCCGCGCTGCTGCACCTGGGCCACGCGTCGCTGCTGACCTTGGCGTTCGGTCTCGCGACCATCGCCGTGCTCGTGGTGATGCCGCGCCTGCAGCGGCGCGTGCCCGCGGGACTGCTCGCATGCGTGGCGGCGGGACTCACCGCGTGGGCGCTCGATCTGCCCAGCCGCGGCCTGCCGGTGGTCGGCTCGGTGCCGCGATCGCTGCCGAGCTTCGCGTGGCCATCTCCGGGCCTCGCCGAGCTCCGGGCACTGTTGCCGACCGCACTGTCGGTCGCGATCGTGGGCTACGGCTCGTCGGTCGCGATCGCGAAGGCGCTCGCGGTCAAGCAGCGACAGCGCATCGATCCGAACCGCGAGCTGTGGGGTCTGGCGCTGAGCAACGCCGCGGCCGCGCTGGTGGGCCCGCTGCCGGCCTCCGGCAGCCTCGCGCGCACGGTGGTGAACATGCAGTCCGGCGCACGCACCCGCGTCGCCGGCGTGCTGGCGGGCGTGGGGGTCATGGTCGCGGTGTTTGCCATCGGGCCCTCGTTCGCGGTGCTGCCGATGGCGGTGCTGGCGGGCATCGTCATGCACGGCGCGCTGCAGCTCGTCGATCTCCGTGAGGCCCGAGCGATCTGGCGCACGCATCGCAGCGACGCCGCCACCATGGTGCTGACGTTCGTCATCACGCTCGTGGTCGGTTTGGTCGAGGGCCTCGCGGCGGGGCTCGTGGTCGCGCTGGTGCTGTTCGTGGTGCGCACCGCGACGCCGCACACCGCCGAGCTGGGCCGCATCCCGGGCTCGATGGTCTACCGCAACAGCCAGCGCTTCGCGGTCGAGACCTGCCCTCAGGTCGGCATCCTGCGCCTCGACGCACCGCTGTACTTCGCCAACGCGCGCTTCCTCGAGGATCGCGTGCACGGCATGCTGGCCGAACGCCCCGACATGGTGCTCATCGCCATCGACTGCTCCGGCATCGCCGACGTCGATGCGACCGCCGTGCAGTCGCTGCGCAACCTCACCGTCTCGTTGCGCGAGCGCGGCAACGACATCCACCTCATCGGTCCGATCGGGCCGGTCCGCGACCTCCTCGTGCGCACCGGCCTGTGCGACCTGTTGGGCGAGGGCAACCTCCACCGCACCATCATCGAGGCGGCACCGACTCTGATGGCCCGCATCTCGCGCGACTTCTGCGAAATGCAGTGCAAGGTGTCGGCGTTCCCCGACTGCACGCTCATTCCTCGCGCGGGCGCCAAGTCGGCCGACAGCGAGGCGGCCCGCTTCAGCCCGCAGATCTGA